One window from the genome of Festucalex cinctus isolate MCC-2025b unplaced genomic scaffold, RoL_Fcin_1.0 HiC_scaffold_306, whole genome shotgun sequence encodes:
- the LOC144011584 gene encoding uncharacterized protein LOC144011584 isoform X5, translating into MFRVSYIIRLDNQNPLCHRKMANNGRTVQRRRNRVTPQKDAEQHVLLEKDKMGLRESFINPFKGRGVVATQTFTKEEFVLEYRGKLCEQGLEQNLERNEQEAVFLFYFNWRGKGWCLDASDEDQSLGRLVNDNHIKPNCKMKVIEVGGLPHLCLFAIRDIAPGEELSYNYGNSDWPWRKKTPSLEAAEDTNASKRPKTPSLEAAAHTSSSKRPKTPSLEAAEDTSANKRPKTPSLEAAEDMSASKRPKTPSLEAAAHTSSSKRPKTPSLEAAEDTSASKRPKTPSLEVAEDMSAGDRCQQTPPLEVGDDRMDAGDRPQQTPLCEVTDDILNVANSPQSSTCLDESPEISDDTDYDDKDYIPETEKQNMFDSDDSIDLCPLEKTSSSSVFPSLANSAIDAQTSEKTKTNTSRKRSLLKVSGTRNQSPLKKSRVQCISESIKVSPPSNSKIKRVYDKRNYCLYCLTPSSKIARHLEAKHADKEEVAKAFMHPKNSQARRDELNILRRRGNYAHNSLIVRSGEGDLQACYRPRERKQGSDFIHCFHCQGLYAKKTIWKHIKICPAKKKSEKELGVSKKRVQSRCALKTAVACEISDGLKTVLSCMIYDEVTRVIYDDDLLLKFGQHLFDLNGSRKNRHDYIRQRLRELGRLLTEARKNSSIRKAVELIYPANFNRVITAVKVLAGHNSENNTYKKPSLALKIGHSLGVLSELIESDSLSSVDRDECLLEYAREFKTIKNFRWKALISRGATTTMTEAKWNAPQILPFTEDVKLLDEHVEKSREVAERMLKLCPSASNYAALAKVTLAQVIIFNRRREGEVSRMELSTFVERKELEHNEDMAACLTPLENKMCEFFTRLEIRGKRGRGVPVLLKPSMVSAMELLAQTREMCGVLKENVFMFGRPEAMTAYRGGECIQKLAKESGAKNPEALTSTRLRKHIATMSQVLNLQENEADQLADFLGHDIRVHRQYYRLPQGTLQLAKMSKMLLAVEQGTLSQYKGQTLDDVQIDPQEKVDSTQDPEESSDEESDLTVPEATGEADVEEEAATSLPSSSKTTLIEDMGVSQMTGGITKRKWTDAEIYAVEKHMMHFIHKCQVPQKLDCLRCINSEPHALKNRTWTGVKNFVRNRITTLKRRASAKC; encoded by the exons ATGTTCAGAGTGAGTTACATAATCCGCCTTGATAACCAAAACCCTCTTTGCCATAGAAAGATGGCAAACAATGGAAGAACAGTGCAAAGGCGGAGGAATCGGGTCACTCCACAAAAAGATGCTGAGCAGCATGTACTATTGGAAAAGGATAAGATGGGACTTAGAGAGTCCTTCATTAACCCATTCAAAG GTCGAGGTGTGGTTGCTACACAGACTTttaccaaagaagaatttgtgcTGGAGTACCGTGGAAAGCTTTGTGAACAAGGTCTTGAGCAAAATTTGGAGCGTAATGAACAAGAAGCAGTCttcctattttatttcaactggAGAGGTAAAGGTTGGTG TCTTGATGCATCAGATGAAGACCAGTCATTGGGAAGGCTCGTAAATGACAACCACATAAAGCCAAACTGCAAGATGAAGGTTATTGAAGTTGGTGGTTTGCCACATCTTTGCCTTTTTGCAATCCGAGACATCGCTCCAGGTGAAGAATTGTCGTATAACTACGGAAATTCAGACTGGCCTTGGCGCAAAAAG ACACCATCACTTGAGGCCGCTGAAGACACGAATGCAAGCAAAAGACCTAAG acaccatcacttgaggccgctgcacacacgagttcAAGCAAAAGACCTAAG ACACCATCACTTGAGGCCGCTGAAGACACGAGTGCGAACAAAAGACCTAAG ACACCATCACTTGAGGCCGCTGAAGACATGAGTGCGAGCAAAAGACCTAAG acaccatcacttgaggccgctgcacacacgagttcAAGCAAAAGACCTAAG ACACCATCACTTGAGGCCGCTGAAGACACGAGTGCTAGCAAAAGACCTAAG ACACCATCTCTTGAAGTTGCTGAAGACATGAGTGCTGGCGACAGATGTCAG CAGACACCACCTCTCGAGGTGGGAGATGACAGGATGGATGCTGGCGACAGGCCTCAG CAGACACCATTATGTGAAGTCACAGATGATATCCTAAATGTTGCCAATAGTCCTCAG tcTTCCACATGTTTGGACGAATCACCGGAGATCTCTGATGATACAGACTATGATGATAAAGATTATATTCcagaaacagaaaaacaaaatatgttcgACTCTGACGATAGCATAGACTTGTGTCCACTGGAGAAAACATCATCTTCATCTGTCTTCCCATCTTTGGCTAATTCAGCTATTGATGCTCAAACCTCTGAGAAGACAAAGACAAACACTTCAAGGAAGAGGAGCCTACTTAAGGTCTCTGGGACAAGAAACCAAAGTCCTCTGAAAAAAAGCAGAGTCCAGTGTATTTCAGAATCTATCAAAGTGTCTCCACCCTCAAACTCTAAAATTAAGAGAGTATATGATAAACGGAACTACTGTCTGTATTGTCTAACGCCCTCATCAAAAATTGCAAGACATCTAGAAGCTAAGCATGCAGATAAAGAAGAGGTTGCGAAAGCATTCATGCATCCAAAGAATTCACAGGCAAGACGAGATGAGTTGAATATTTTACGACGCCGTGGAAATTATGCTCACAATTCTCTTATTGTGAGGAGTGGAGAAGGAGATCTGCAGGCCTGCTATAGACCTCGGGAAAGAAAACAAGGTTCCGATTTTATCCATTGTTTTCATTGCCAAGGGCTctatgccaagaaaacaatctgGAAGCACATTaaaatctgtcctgccaagaaaaaatctgagaaggaATTAGGTGTTTCTAAAAAGCGAGTTCAATCAAGATGTGCATTAAAAACTGCAGTAGCATGTGAAATTAGTGACGGATTAAAAACTGTACTTTCCTGCATGATCTACGATGAGGTGACTCGTGTGATCTATGACGACGACCTACTCTTAAAGTTTGGACAGCATCTCTTTGATCTAAATGGATCAAGAAAGAACCGACATGACTACATAAGGCAAAGACTTAGAGAACTTGGTAGACTGCTGACAGAGGCCCGGAAGAATTCATCTATTCGCAAGGCAGTGGAGCTCATCTATCCTGCAAACTTTAATCGTGTGATAACTGCAGTGAAGGTATTGGCTGGGCACAACTCggaaaacaacacatacaaaaaaccCTCCTTAGCCTTAAAAATTGGTCACAGTCTGGGTGTACTTAGTGAGCTGATTGAAAGTGATAGTTTGTCTTCAGTTGACAGAGATGAGTGCTTGTTGGAATATGCTAGAGAATTTAAGACAATCAAAAATTTCAGATGGAAGGCATTGATTAGCAGAGGTGCGACGACGACAATGACAGAGGCAAAGTGGAATGCACCACAGATTTTACCTTTCACTGAAGATGTCAAACTTTTGGACGAACATGTGGAAAAGAGTAGAGAAGTTGCAGAAAGAATGCTTAAACTCTGTCCTTCTGCGAGTAATTATGCAGCACTGGCGAAAGTGACACTGGCTCAGGTGATAATTTTCAACAGAAGAAGAGAAGGAGAGGTGTCAAGAATGGAACTGTCTACTTTCGTAGAAAGGAAAGAGCTGGAACATAACGAGGACATGGCAGCCTGTCTCACCCCTCTGGAGAACAAGATGTGCGAGTTTTTCACTAGATTAGAAATCAGGGGGAAACGAGGAAGAGGTGTCCCTGTGCTCCTAAAACCATCAATGGTCTCAGCCATGGAGCTCCTAGCTCAAACCCGTGAGATGTGTGGAGtcttaaaagaaaatgtattcatgtttggaagaccggAAGCCATGACTGCTTACAGAGGGGGAGAGTGCATCCAAAAGCTTGCAAAGGAGAGTGGTGCTAAAAATCCAGAGGCCTTAACATCAACAAGGCTCAGGAAGCACATAGCTACAATGTCACAGGTTCTTAATCTTCAAGAAAATGAAGCAGACCAACTTGCGGACTTTCTGGGACATGACATTCGTGTGCACAGGCAGTATTATCGACTACCACAAGGAACACTACAGCTTGCCAAAATGAGCAAAATGTTGTTAGCTGTGGAGCAAGGAACCCTCTCCCAGTATAAAGGTCAAACCCTTGATGACGTTCAGATTGACCCGCAAG AAAAAGTTGACTCTACACAAGACCCAGAGGAATCAAGCGATGAGGAAAGTGATCTCACAGTCCCAGAAGCTACAGGGGAAGCAGATGTTGAGGAAGAGGCTGCAACATCCCTTCCATCTTCTTCCAAGACCACTCTCATTGAAG ATATGGGAGTTTCCCAGATGACAGGAGGCATCACCAAACGTAAGTGGACCGATGCTGAAATATATGCTGTCGAAAAGCACATGATGCACTTCATCCATAAATGCCAGGTACCACAAAAGTTGGACTGCCTTCGCTGTATTAATTCTGAACCACATGCCCTAAAAAATCGCACTTGGACTGGTGTCAAAAACTTTGTCAGAAACCGCATTACGACCTTAAAGAGAAGGGCTTCTGCCAAATGCTAA
- the LOC144011584 gene encoding uncharacterized protein LOC144011584 isoform X7 translates to MFRVSYIIRLDNQNPLCHRKMANNGRTVQRRRNRVTPQKDAEQHVLLEKDKMGLRESFINPFKGRGVVATQTFTKEEFVLEYRGKLCEQGLEQNLERNEQEAVFLFYFNWRGKGWCLDASDEDQSLGRLVNDNHIKPNCKMKVIEVGGLPHLCLFAIRDIAPGEELSYNYGNSDWPWRKKTPSLEAAEDTNASKRPKTPSLEAAEDTSASKRPKTPSLEAAAHTSSSKRPKTPSLEAAEDTSASKRPKTPSLEVAEDMSAGDRCQQTPPLEVGDDRMDAGDRPQQTPLCEVTDDILNVANSPQSSTCLDESPEISDDTDYDDKDYIPETEKQNMFDSDDSIDLCPLEKTSSSSVFPSLANSAIDAQTSEKTKTNTSRKRSLLKVSGTRNQSPLKKSRVQCISESIKVSPPSNSKIKRVYDKRNYCLYCLTPSSKIARHLEAKHADKEEVAKAFMHPKNSQARRDELNILRRRGNYAHNSLIVRSGEGDLQACYRPRERKQGSDFIHCFHCQGLYAKKTIWKHIKICPAKKKSEKELGVSKKRVQSRCALKTAVACEISDGLKTVLSCMIYDEVTRVIYDDDLLLKFGQHLFDLNGSRKNRHDYIRQRLRELGRLLTEARKNSSIRKAVELIYPANFNRVITAVKVLAGHNSENNTYKKPSLALKIGHSLGVLSELIESDSLSSVDRDECLLEYAREFKTIKNFRWKALISRGATTTMTEAKWNAPQILPFTEDVKLLDEHVEKSREVAERMLKLCPSASNYAALAKVTLAQVIIFNRRREGEVSRMELSTFVERKELEHNEDMAACLTPLENKMCEFFTRLEIRGKRGRGVPVLLKPSMVSAMELLAQTREMCGVLKENVFMFGRPEAMTAYRGGECIQKLAKESGAKNPEALTSTRLRKHIATMSQVLNLQENEADQLADFLGHDIRVHRQYYRLPQGTLQLAKMSKMLLAVEQGTLSQYKGQTLDDVQIDPQEKVDSTQDPEESSDEESDLTVPEATGEADVEEEAATSLPSSSKTTLIEDMGVSQMTGGITKRKWTDAEIYAVEKHMMHFIHKCQVPQKLDCLRCINSEPHALKNRTWTGVKNFVRNRITTLKRRASAKC, encoded by the exons ATGTTCAGAGTGAGTTACATAATCCGCCTTGATAACCAAAACCCTCTTTGCCATAGAAAGATGGCAAACAATGGAAGAACAGTGCAAAGGCGGAGGAATCGGGTCACTCCACAAAAAGATGCTGAGCAGCATGTACTATTGGAAAAGGATAAGATGGGACTTAGAGAGTCCTTCATTAACCCATTCAAAG GTCGAGGTGTGGTTGCTACACAGACTTttaccaaagaagaatttgtgcTGGAGTACCGTGGAAAGCTTTGTGAACAAGGTCTTGAGCAAAATTTGGAGCGTAATGAACAAGAAGCAGTCttcctattttatttcaactggAGAGGTAAAGGTTGGTG TCTTGATGCATCAGATGAAGACCAGTCATTGGGAAGGCTCGTAAATGACAACCACATAAAGCCAAACTGCAAGATGAAGGTTATTGAAGTTGGTGGTTTGCCACATCTTTGCCTTTTTGCAATCCGAGACATCGCTCCAGGTGAAGAATTGTCGTATAACTACGGAAATTCAGACTGGCCTTGGCGCAAAAAG ACACCATCACTTGAGGCCGCTGAAGACACGAATGCAAGCAAAAGACCTAAG ACACCATCACTTGAGGCCGCTGAAGACACGAGTGCTAGCAAAAGACCTAAG acaccatcacttgaggccgctgcacacacgagttcAAGCAAAAGACCTAAG ACACCATCACTTGAGGCCGCTGAAGACACGAGTGCTAGCAAAAGACCTAAG ACACCATCTCTTGAAGTTGCTGAAGACATGAGTGCTGGCGACAGATGTCAG CAGACACCACCTCTCGAGGTGGGAGATGACAGGATGGATGCTGGCGACAGGCCTCAG CAGACACCATTATGTGAAGTCACAGATGATATCCTAAATGTTGCCAATAGTCCTCAG tcTTCCACATGTTTGGACGAATCACCGGAGATCTCTGATGATACAGACTATGATGATAAAGATTATATTCcagaaacagaaaaacaaaatatgttcgACTCTGACGATAGCATAGACTTGTGTCCACTGGAGAAAACATCATCTTCATCTGTCTTCCCATCTTTGGCTAATTCAGCTATTGATGCTCAAACCTCTGAGAAGACAAAGACAAACACTTCAAGGAAGAGGAGCCTACTTAAGGTCTCTGGGACAAGAAACCAAAGTCCTCTGAAAAAAAGCAGAGTCCAGTGTATTTCAGAATCTATCAAAGTGTCTCCACCCTCAAACTCTAAAATTAAGAGAGTATATGATAAACGGAACTACTGTCTGTATTGTCTAACGCCCTCATCAAAAATTGCAAGACATCTAGAAGCTAAGCATGCAGATAAAGAAGAGGTTGCGAAAGCATTCATGCATCCAAAGAATTCACAGGCAAGACGAGATGAGTTGAATATTTTACGACGCCGTGGAAATTATGCTCACAATTCTCTTATTGTGAGGAGTGGAGAAGGAGATCTGCAGGCCTGCTATAGACCTCGGGAAAGAAAACAAGGTTCCGATTTTATCCATTGTTTTCATTGCCAAGGGCTctatgccaagaaaacaatctgGAAGCACATTaaaatctgtcctgccaagaaaaaatctgagaaggaATTAGGTGTTTCTAAAAAGCGAGTTCAATCAAGATGTGCATTAAAAACTGCAGTAGCATGTGAAATTAGTGACGGATTAAAAACTGTACTTTCCTGCATGATCTACGATGAGGTGACTCGTGTGATCTATGACGACGACCTACTCTTAAAGTTTGGACAGCATCTCTTTGATCTAAATGGATCAAGAAAGAACCGACATGACTACATAAGGCAAAGACTTAGAGAACTTGGTAGACTGCTGACAGAGGCCCGGAAGAATTCATCTATTCGCAAGGCAGTGGAGCTCATCTATCCTGCAAACTTTAATCGTGTGATAACTGCAGTGAAGGTATTGGCTGGGCACAACTCggaaaacaacacatacaaaaaaccCTCCTTAGCCTTAAAAATTGGTCACAGTCTGGGTGTACTTAGTGAGCTGATTGAAAGTGATAGTTTGTCTTCAGTTGACAGAGATGAGTGCTTGTTGGAATATGCTAGAGAATTTAAGACAATCAAAAATTTCAGATGGAAGGCATTGATTAGCAGAGGTGCGACGACGACAATGACAGAGGCAAAGTGGAATGCACCACAGATTTTACCTTTCACTGAAGATGTCAAACTTTTGGACGAACATGTGGAAAAGAGTAGAGAAGTTGCAGAAAGAATGCTTAAACTCTGTCCTTCTGCGAGTAATTATGCAGCACTGGCGAAAGTGACACTGGCTCAGGTGATAATTTTCAACAGAAGAAGAGAAGGAGAGGTGTCAAGAATGGAACTGTCTACTTTCGTAGAAAGGAAAGAGCTGGAACATAACGAGGACATGGCAGCCTGTCTCACCCCTCTGGAGAACAAGATGTGCGAGTTTTTCACTAGATTAGAAATCAGGGGGAAACGAGGAAGAGGTGTCCCTGTGCTCCTAAAACCATCAATGGTCTCAGCCATGGAGCTCCTAGCTCAAACCCGTGAGATGTGTGGAGtcttaaaagaaaatgtattcatgtttggaagaccggAAGCCATGACTGCTTACAGAGGGGGAGAGTGCATCCAAAAGCTTGCAAAGGAGAGTGGTGCTAAAAATCCAGAGGCCTTAACATCAACAAGGCTCAGGAAGCACATAGCTACAATGTCACAGGTTCTTAATCTTCAAGAAAATGAAGCAGACCAACTTGCGGACTTTCTGGGACATGACATTCGTGTGCACAGGCAGTATTATCGACTACCACAAGGAACACTACAGCTTGCCAAAATGAGCAAAATGTTGTTAGCTGTGGAGCAAGGAACCCTCTCCCAGTATAAAGGTCAAACCCTTGATGACGTTCAGATTGACCCGCAAG AAAAAGTTGACTCTACACAAGACCCAGAGGAATCAAGCGATGAGGAAAGTGATCTCACAGTCCCAGAAGCTACAGGGGAAGCAGATGTTGAGGAAGAGGCTGCAACATCCCTTCCATCTTCTTCCAAGACCACTCTCATTGAAG ATATGGGAGTTTCCCAGATGACAGGAGGCATCACCAAACGTAAGTGGACCGATGCTGAAATATATGCTGTCGAAAAGCACATGATGCACTTCATCCATAAATGCCAGGTACCACAAAAGTTGGACTGCCTTCGCTGTATTAATTCTGAACCACATGCCCTAAAAAATCGCACTTGGACTGGTGTCAAAAACTTTGTCAGAAACCGCATTACGACCTTAAAGAGAAGGGCTTCTGCCAAATGCTAA
- the LOC144011584 gene encoding uncharacterized protein LOC144011584 isoform X3 yields MFRVSYIIRLDNQNPLCHRKMANNGRTVQRRRNRVTPQKDAEQHVLLEKDKMGLRESFINPFKGRGVVATQTFTKEEFVLEYRGKLCEQGLEQNLERNEQEAVFLFYFNWRGKGWCLDASDEDQSLGRLVNDNHIKPNCKMKVIEVGGLPHLCLFAIRDIAPGEELSYNYGNSDWPWRKKTPSLEAAEDTNASKRPKTPSLEAAEDTSASKRPKTPSLEAAAHTSSSKRPKTPSLEAAEDTSANKRPKTPSLEAAEDMSASKRPKTPSLEAAAHTSSSKRPKTPSLEAAEDTSASKRPKTPSLEVAEDMSAGDRCQQTPPLEVGDDRMDAGDRPQTPLCEVTDDILNVANSPQSSTCLDESPEISDDTDYDDKDYIPETEKQNMFDSDDSIDLCPLEKTSSSSVFPSLANSAIDAQTSEKTKTNTSRKRSLLKVSGTRNQSPLKKSRVQCISESIKVSPPSNSKIKRVYDKRNYCLYCLTPSSKIARHLEAKHADKEEVAKAFMHPKNSQARRDELNILRRRGNYAHNSLIVRSGEGDLQACYRPRERKQGSDFIHCFHCQGLYAKKTIWKHIKICPAKKKSEKELGVSKKRVQSRCALKTAVACEISDGLKTVLSCMIYDEVTRVIYDDDLLLKFGQHLFDLNGSRKNRHDYIRQRLRELGRLLTEARKNSSIRKAVELIYPANFNRVITAVKVLAGHNSENNTYKKPSLALKIGHSLGVLSELIESDSLSSVDRDECLLEYAREFKTIKNFRWKALISRGATTTMTEAKWNAPQILPFTEDVKLLDEHVEKSREVAERMLKLCPSASNYAALAKVTLAQVIIFNRRREGEVSRMELSTFVERKELEHNEDMAACLTPLENKMCEFFTRLEIRGKRGRGVPVLLKPSMVSAMELLAQTREMCGVLKENVFMFGRPEAMTAYRGGECIQKLAKESGAKNPEALTSTRLRKHIATMSQVLNLQENEADQLADFLGHDIRVHRQYYRLPQGTLQLAKMSKMLLAVEQGTLSQYKGQTLDDVQIDPQEKVDSTQDPEESSDEESDLTVPEATGEADVEEEAATSLPSSSKTTLIEDMGVSQMTGGITKRKWTDAEIYAVEKHMMHFIHKCQVPQKLDCLRCINSEPHALKNRTWTGVKNFVRNRITTLKRRASAKC; encoded by the exons ATGTTCAGAGTGAGTTACATAATCCGCCTTGATAACCAAAACCCTCTTTGCCATAGAAAGATGGCAAACAATGGAAGAACAGTGCAAAGGCGGAGGAATCGGGTCACTCCACAAAAAGATGCTGAGCAGCATGTACTATTGGAAAAGGATAAGATGGGACTTAGAGAGTCCTTCATTAACCCATTCAAAG GTCGAGGTGTGGTTGCTACACAGACTTttaccaaagaagaatttgtgcTGGAGTACCGTGGAAAGCTTTGTGAACAAGGTCTTGAGCAAAATTTGGAGCGTAATGAACAAGAAGCAGTCttcctattttatttcaactggAGAGGTAAAGGTTGGTG TCTTGATGCATCAGATGAAGACCAGTCATTGGGAAGGCTCGTAAATGACAACCACATAAAGCCAAACTGCAAGATGAAGGTTATTGAAGTTGGTGGTTTGCCACATCTTTGCCTTTTTGCAATCCGAGACATCGCTCCAGGTGAAGAATTGTCGTATAACTACGGAAATTCAGACTGGCCTTGGCGCAAAAAG ACACCATCACTTGAGGCCGCTGAAGACACGAATGCAAGCAAAAGACCTAAG ACACCATCACTTGAGGCCGCTGAAGACACGAGTGCTAGCAAAAGACCTAAG acaccatcacttgaggccgctgcacacacgagttcAAGCAAAAGACCTAAG ACACCATCACTTGAGGCCGCTGAAGACACGAGTGCGAACAAAAGACCTAAG ACACCATCACTTGAGGCCGCTGAAGACATGAGTGCGAGCAAAAGACCTAAG acaccatcacttgaggccgctgcacacacgagttcAAGCAAAAGACCTAAG ACACCATCACTTGAGGCCGCTGAAGACACGAGTGCTAGCAAAAGACCTAAG ACACCATCTCTTGAAGTTGCTGAAGACATGAGTGCTGGCGACAGATGTCAG CAGACACCACCTCTCGAGGTGGGAGATGACAGGATGGATGCTGGCGACAGGCCTCAG ACACCATTATGTGAAGTCACAGATGATATCCTAAATGTTGCCAATAGTCCTCAG tcTTCCACATGTTTGGACGAATCACCGGAGATCTCTGATGATACAGACTATGATGATAAAGATTATATTCcagaaacagaaaaacaaaatatgttcgACTCTGACGATAGCATAGACTTGTGTCCACTGGAGAAAACATCATCTTCATCTGTCTTCCCATCTTTGGCTAATTCAGCTATTGATGCTCAAACCTCTGAGAAGACAAAGACAAACACTTCAAGGAAGAGGAGCCTACTTAAGGTCTCTGGGACAAGAAACCAAAGTCCTCTGAAAAAAAGCAGAGTCCAGTGTATTTCAGAATCTATCAAAGTGTCTCCACCCTCAAACTCTAAAATTAAGAGAGTATATGATAAACGGAACTACTGTCTGTATTGTCTAACGCCCTCATCAAAAATTGCAAGACATCTAGAAGCTAAGCATGCAGATAAAGAAGAGGTTGCGAAAGCATTCATGCATCCAAAGAATTCACAGGCAAGACGAGATGAGTTGAATATTTTACGACGCCGTGGAAATTATGCTCACAATTCTCTTATTGTGAGGAGTGGAGAAGGAGATCTGCAGGCCTGCTATAGACCTCGGGAAAGAAAACAAGGTTCCGATTTTATCCATTGTTTTCATTGCCAAGGGCTctatgccaagaaaacaatctgGAAGCACATTaaaatctgtcctgccaagaaaaaatctgagaaggaATTAGGTGTTTCTAAAAAGCGAGTTCAATCAAGATGTGCATTAAAAACTGCAGTAGCATGTGAAATTAGTGACGGATTAAAAACTGTACTTTCCTGCATGATCTACGATGAGGTGACTCGTGTGATCTATGACGACGACCTACTCTTAAAGTTTGGACAGCATCTCTTTGATCTAAATGGATCAAGAAAGAACCGACATGACTACATAAGGCAAAGACTTAGAGAACTTGGTAGACTGCTGACAGAGGCCCGGAAGAATTCATCTATTCGCAAGGCAGTGGAGCTCATCTATCCTGCAAACTTTAATCGTGTGATAACTGCAGTGAAGGTATTGGCTGGGCACAACTCggaaaacaacacatacaaaaaaccCTCCTTAGCCTTAAAAATTGGTCACAGTCTGGGTGTACTTAGTGAGCTGATTGAAAGTGATAGTTTGTCTTCAGTTGACAGAGATGAGTGCTTGTTGGAATATGCTAGAGAATTTAAGACAATCAAAAATTTCAGATGGAAGGCATTGATTAGCAGAGGTGCGACGACGACAATGACAGAGGCAAAGTGGAATGCACCACAGATTTTACCTTTCACTGAAGATGTCAAACTTTTGGACGAACATGTGGAAAAGAGTAGAGAAGTTGCAGAAAGAATGCTTAAACTCTGTCCTTCTGCGAGTAATTATGCAGCACTGGCGAAAGTGACACTGGCTCAGGTGATAATTTTCAACAGAAGAAGAGAAGGAGAGGTGTCAAGAATGGAACTGTCTACTTTCGTAGAAAGGAAAGAGCTGGAACATAACGAGGACATGGCAGCCTGTCTCACCCCTCTGGAGAACAAGATGTGCGAGTTTTTCACTAGATTAGAAATCAGGGGGAAACGAGGAAGAGGTGTCCCTGTGCTCCTAAAACCATCAATGGTCTCAGCCATGGAGCTCCTAGCTCAAACCCGTGAGATGTGTGGAGtcttaaaagaaaatgtattcatgtttggaagaccggAAGCCATGACTGCTTACAGAGGGGGAGAGTGCATCCAAAAGCTTGCAAAGGAGAGTGGTGCTAAAAATCCAGAGGCCTTAACATCAACAAGGCTCAGGAAGCACATAGCTACAATGTCACAGGTTCTTAATCTTCAAGAAAATGAAGCAGACCAACTTGCGGACTTTCTGGGACATGACATTCGTGTGCACAGGCAGTATTATCGACTACCACAAGGAACACTACAGCTTGCCAAAATGAGCAAAATGTTGTTAGCTGTGGAGCAAGGAACCCTCTCCCAGTATAAAGGTCAAACCCTTGATGACGTTCAGATTGACCCGCAAG AAAAAGTTGACTCTACACAAGACCCAGAGGAATCAAGCGATGAGGAAAGTGATCTCACAGTCCCAGAAGCTACAGGGGAAGCAGATGTTGAGGAAGAGGCTGCAACATCCCTTCCATCTTCTTCCAAGACCACTCTCATTGAAG ATATGGGAGTTTCCCAGATGACAGGAGGCATCACCAAACGTAAGTGGACCGATGCTGAAATATATGCTGTCGAAAAGCACATGATGCACTTCATCCATAAATGCCAGGTACCACAAAAGTTGGACTGCCTTCGCTGTATTAATTCTGAACCACATGCCCTAAAAAATCGCACTTGGACTGGTGTCAAAAACTTTGTCAGAAACCGCATTACGACCTTAAAGAGAAGGGCTTCTGCCAAATGCTAA